GAGACCTTAAAACCCAATGTTGTTTCTCGCTTGCAACCGTTCTGATTTTGACCTATGTTTACTTCATGCCCTCGGCCTTGAAATTCTCGATAATGACCTACAATGTGCATAGCTGCATCGGCAACGACGGGAAGGACATGCCTATGAGGATCGCGAAGATCATCGCGGCTCTCCATCCCGACATCGTGGCCCTGCAGGAGCTTGATGTCGGTCTCAGTCGAACGGGTTGTGTCGACCAGGCACATATGATAGCAGGCGAACTGGATATGTACGTCCACTTCCATCCCAGCCTCTTCATCCAGGAAGGGCGGTACGGCAACGCGATCCTGAGCCGCTATCCCATCCGGCCGGTGAAAGCGGGCGGCCTTCCCTCGCGCCGCAAAGAACCTCGCCGCGGCGCCCTCTGGGTGGAGATCGACCTCAGGGGTCGTGCTATCCAGGTCATCAACACCCATCTTGGGATCACACCCGTCAGGCGCCGTACGCAATCGGCGACCCTTCTCGGCCCCGATTGGCTCGGCAGCGCCCGCTGCCGTCCCCCCGTGGTGCTTTGCGGCGACATGAACGCGACGCCGGGCTCCTACGTTCATCACAGTTTTTCACAGAAACTGGCTGATGCCCAGCTTTTGGTCCAGGGAGATCGCCGCCCCAGGAAGACATGGCCGAGCATCACACCTTTCCTTCGCCTCGACCATGTCTTCCTTTCACGAGACATCCTTGTCAGGAGCTGCAGGGTCCCCCGCTCCATGAATGCGAAGATGGCCTCTGACCATCTTCCCCTCCTCGTGGAAGCGCAATTACCTGGCGAAGATTCTGACAGAACAGCCTATTTCCACTCATCGCGAAGGATACCGAAACAGTTATAGAGATCTCGGAAACGGTTTTAAAAACCCGGCCGCCGATGCGTACCTCGTCTGACCCGTCGGTTCATTCGCGCCAGCCTCACAAAAAAACCTGCCCCGGGGGTCTGAATACCGGGCCGTGAGACCCAACCCCCGCAAGCGAACAGGGCAAACTGTCGATAATAATACCCGGGACATAGGCAACTTACATTTTCTTCAATTTTTCGGCGCCCATTATCTCTCGTCAGGGCCTTTTCCCCTTACCAAAAACCTTCTTTCAGATTGTAAAAATAACGTTGACTATCGCCCACCCCCTGTGATAGAAGAAAAGAGCCGCAAGCGGGTAACAATGGCTCTTCAAGACAGCAAGAAAGACATCTATAGGACACTACTCAACTATAGTGCACTGGGTCTTGAAATGGGCTCCTGCGTTATCATTGGTCTTGTGGCCGGCTTTTACGCCGACAAATATTTAGGCACGTATCCCTATCTTACGTTTGCTTTTATGATTTTTGGAATGATTGCCGCCTTTCGGGCGGTTTATCGGGCATACAAGAGGTTAAAGAAGGAAGATGATGAGGGAGATTACCGTAACCCAGGTTGAACGTTGCAACATGGTGATTTTCTTGCTTGGTTCCATAGGAATCGGCGTTCTTACCCGTGACGTCATGGCATTCTTCAGTTTCGCCGTGGCCAGCGCCATCGTCATCCTGAACTTCCGCCTTCTTAAAAGGATCATAGGCCGTCTCATACTGAGACAGGAGATAGCCAGGAAGGATCTCTTTCTCACTCTTCCCGCAAAATTTCTCCTCCTTCTGGGAATTCTTACCGTTGTAGTGATCTATGGGAATATTAATCCTCTCTATTTCCTCCTGGGTCTCTCAACGGTCTTTATATCCATTCTGGTAAGTCAGCTATTACCAGTTTTCAGTTCCAGCTCACAAAGGAGACAAGATAATGGGGCATGAAGCTTTTACCTGGGTGTCGTTCATACCTTTTCTCAAAACAATGCCGCCGCACGTATCCAATGCGATCGTCGTTTCGATCTTCCTTCTTCTCATCGTTTTTCTCGGCTACAGGCAGGTGAAAAAGCTGGAAGATCAGATCATTCCCGATGAGAAGCTAACCTTCAGGAACCTCGTCGAGATCATCGTCGAAGCCCTCACCGGTTTCGTCAAGGAAAACATGGGTGAGCGGGGGCCGCAATTCATGCTCATCATCGGCACGTTGGCCCTTTTTATTCTCTTCAACAACCTTTCCGGCCTCATCCCCGGATTTCTGCCCGCGACGGACAATGTGAACACGACTTTCGCCTGTTCTTTGACAGTCTTTGTCCTCACCCACTTTTACGGGTTGCGCGAGCATGGGATCAAATACCTGAGGCAGTTCGTCTTCATAAGCGACATGATGCCCTGGTACGCCAACGTTATTCTGAGCATTCTCATGTGCCCCATCGAACTCATCAGTCACATTGCAAGGCCCATGTCTCTGGGTATAAGGCTTTTCGGCAACATAACCGGTGACCACCTCGTTACCGCCATCTTCTTCGCCCTTGTCCCTCTCCTTATCCCGGTGATCTTCATGTTCCTCGGTCTCTTTGTTGCCTTTGTCCAAACGTTTGTCTTCACACTGTTGTCCATGGTTTATTTTGCAGGTGCGGTTTCCCATGAACATTAATATAACGATGCAAGAATACAAAAAAGAAAGGAGTGAATAGTGATGAAAAAGGTTGTGTCAATTTTGATGCTCAGCGGTTTGATCCTCGTTCTGTCCTGTGGCTTTGTGCTTGCGGCTGAAGAAGCTGTAAAAGCTCCCCTTGATTCAAATGTGAAGGCCATGTTGGCTATCGGCGCCGGCGCAGCGATCGGCATCGCGGCTCTTGGCGGCGCACTCGGACAGGGCAAAGCTGCAGCAGCAGCCCTTGAAGGCATTGCCAGGAACCCGGGCGCATCGGGAAAGATCTTTGCCCCGATGATCATCGGTCTTGCCCTCATCGAATCACTGGTCATCTACGCTCTGGTTATCGCGTTTATTTTTGTAGGCAAACTTTAAAAAAGCTCTGCAGGGATGGTCTTTGCACAGGACCATCCCTGCAGTTTATTCAGAACAGCTGCTCAGGACCGGCGGGGCTATGTAAGCGGCATCCGTCGTTATCATTATCCGAGCTGAACCCTCCCGGTAAAGTTTAAATAAGCAATTGCCAGTATTAGCATCATCCTACTACAGGAACATCCCGGCCGCACCATACAGCCACCGCAGTTCCGACGCTTCCATCAGGCAAGCTCTCCCTCTGCGCTGAATCCCTTTCCTGCCCACGACGGTCCGTTACCTCATCAACGCCTGGCGAATGCGCGTTCTTCCCGCGATGCCTGTGCTTTGATCACTCCCAAAGGCCCAACATTTGACTCTGGAGGGATGTGGTCCGGGGCCGAGTCATTATCGACTGGATGCCTGCGCAGATCGGCATTACCGATATCCTGAAGATGTGACGGGATAGCAAAACCTCTGTGCGCTCCGGGTGAGACCGTCGAGTAACCGAGGAGGGCAAGACCGCAATAAAAAACCCCGCCTTCGCTGCCGGAGGCGGGGTCTGCTATATCGAATACGAGGTTACTATTTCTTTTCTTCCTTCTTTTCCTCTTTCTTCTCTTTCTTCGGTTTCGCTACACCAGCCTTCGGAGCGGCTTTTGCCTTCTTGACCCCTGCGATCTTGACCATCGTGAGGGCGCCCTTCTTGTACAGCATGGAAACCTTGTCGCCCACCGTCACCTGGTCGAAGTTTTTGTAGCCTTTGAACTTCGCGTTGCTGACGTCAAATGCAACGGTATCCTTTCCGCGCTGAACGCAAACCGTGTTGAATACTGAATCGGTCGCCGTGACCTTACCAACGAAACCAGGCATTGGTTTCGGTTTTGGTTTCTCTGCTGCTTTTTCGGGCTCCTTTGCCTCAGCCGGTTTCGCTTCAGTTGCGGCTGCGGGTTTCTCTACCGCGGGTTTCTCTGCGGCTGCTTTTGCCTTTTCCGGGGCCTTTGCCTTTTCCTGGGCAAAACCGGCGCCAACAAATGCAATGCTGACAAGCATAACAAGTGCAAACAATAAAACCTTTTTCATAACCCCTTCCTCCTGATATTGGTGATTTAGACTATTAATGTTTTATCTTTAAACCTTTGCAGTCGCCATGTCAAGAGCTTTTGTGCTCAGATGCGCTCCTGTAAACAAATTTCCCCCATTCCACTGTCTGAGGATGATGGTATCGCGAACCTCCATCAGTCACTGACAGACACCACCGGAATAATTGTCTTGCTTGTTTTGACACGGGCTCAAAAGGGCATTAGACTATACGATCATGAGCAGATTCAGACTTATCAGCGATTATGAGGCAAGAGGCGATCAACCGGAGGCCATCGAGAAGATAGCCGGCAATATCCGGCAGGGAATAGCCCACCAGGTACTTCTTGGGGTCACCGGCTCAGGCAAGACCTTTACCATGGCAAACGTTATTGAACGGGTCAACAGGCCGACCCTTATCATCTCCCACAACAAGACTTTGGCGGCACAGCTCTACGCCGAGTTCAAGACCCTTTTTCCCGAGAACGAGGTCCACTTCTTCGTCAGCTACTACGATTACTATCAGCCCGAGGCATACATACCTTCCTCGGACACCTTTATAGAGAAGGACTCCTCCATCAATGAGGAGATCGACAGGATGCGGCTTCTGGCGACGAATGCCCTTTTCGAACGGGAGGACATTATCATCGTCGCCAGCGTCTCCTGCATCTATGGTCTCGGTTCGCCCGAGACGTACTACGGAATGCTCCTCCATGTCGAAGAGGGCCAGGCGTTCGAGCGACAGGCGATCTTAAGGAAACTCATCCAATGCCGGTACGAGCGCAACGACATGGATTTCTACCGGGGCAAGTTCCGGGTTCGCGGCACCGCCATTGACATTTTCCCTCCCTACGAAGAAGACAGGGCCTTCAGGATACTCCTCGATGAGGATCGGGTTGAGTCCATATCAAGCATCGATCCCCTAACGGGAAGGACTCTCGAGAGGCTCAGGCGCATAACCATCTTCCCCACCACCCATTACGTCATGCCGCGCCAGACCATAGAGCGGGCCATCGCCACCATCGAGGAGGAACTCGTTGTCCATCTTGATCTCTTGCGGTCCCACAATAAGCTCCTCGAGGCGCAAAGGCTCGAGATGAGGACCAGGTACGACCTGGAGATGCTTGGGGAGTTGGGTTACTGTTCGGGAGTCGAGAATTACTCCCGTCATTTTACGGGCAGGGACCCCGGTGAACCGCCGCCGACCCTCATGGATTACCTTCCCGCCAACGCCCTCGTCATGATAGACGAGAGCCATGTATCCATCCCCCAGCTCTCCGCCATGTACCGCGGAGACCGGTCGCGCAAGACAACCCTCGTGGAACACGGCTTCCGGCTGCCCTCGGCACTCGATAACCGGCCTCTCACTTTTGAGGAGTTCGAAGCCAGACAGAAGCAGGTCCTCTACATCTCGGCCACCCCGGCCCAATATGAACTGACCAAATCCTGCGGATTCGTTGCAGAGCAGATCATCCGTCCCACGGGGCTCATGGATCCGGAGATCATTCTCAAACCGGCGAAGGACCAGGTGGAGACCCTCATAGTCGAGATGACGAAAGCCATAGAGGCACGGGAACGGGTCCTGGTTACAACCCTTACCAAGCGTTTTGCCGAGGACCTTACCGACTTTCTCATCGACAGGGGCATCAAGACAAAATACCTCCATTCCGATATCGACACACTCGAAAGGGTCGCCATCGTGAGAAATCTGAGGCTGGGCAAATTCGACGTTCTCGTCGGCGTGAACCTCCTGCGGGAAGGTCTCGATCTCCCCGAGGTCTCCCTTGTCGCCATCCTCGATGCCGACAAGGAAGGTTTCCTGCGTTCCCAGACATCTCTCATTCAAACCTGCGGCCGCGCCGCCCGAAACCTCAACGGCAGGGTCATCATGTTCGCGGACACTATCACGCAGTCCATGCGCAGGGCAATCGACGAAACCGAGCGCAGGCGGGTCGTTCAGCGCGAATATAACGAACGCAACGGCATCACTCCGGAGGGTATCCGCAAGTCCATCGTCGATGTCCTTTCGTCCATCTATGAGAAAGATTACTACGAGATGCCCGTCGACGAACTGGATGTAAAAGGGATAAAACCGAAACAGCTCTCGAAAATGGTCAAGAGGCTGAAGAGAGAGATCGCCGACGCGTCAAAGAAATGGGATTTCGAGAAGGCTGCCCTGCTTCGCGACAGGCTCCTTTCCATTGAAAAGATGGAGCTCACCCTGTGATCCCCGAGATAAGGATCGAGGGCTTGCCCGCATCACCGGGAGTCTATCTCTTCAAAGACGGCGGCGATGAGATCATTTACATAGGCAAGGCCAAGAACATACGTGACCGCGTGAAGAGCTATTTTCGCAGCGACATAAAAGACATCAAGACGCAGATACTGGTGGAAGCGGTCCACCTCATAGATTTTATCCTTACGGCAAATGAAAAGGAAGCCTTTCTCCTGGAGAACAATCTCATCAAGCAGCATACCCCGAAGTACAACATTGTCCTCAAGGACGACAAATCCTATGTATCGCTAAAGCTCACCATTCAGGATGACTACCCTGCCCTCTTCGCGACACGCAAGATCGTCGATGACGGCTCCCTCTACTTCGGGCCCTATCCTCACGGCCGTGACGTTCGGGACATTCTGAGGCTCATGGAGGGTCTCTATCCCATCAGAAAATGCAAGATAACGATCTTCCGGAAGAGGAAAAGGCCCTGTATGCTCCATGAACTCGGCAAATGTCCGGGGCCGTGCGTCATGCCCGTCGACGCCGCCGACTATGCCAGGACCATCGATGAAGTGCGGGATTTCCTTTCCGGGAAGGACGAGAAGGTCCTCAAGGATATTCAGGGCCGCATAGCAAAGAAAGCTGCCGCCTGGGATTTTGAAGGGGCGCATGTTCTCAAGGAGCGCTATCAGGCCATCAAGGCCATGACGGAAAAACAGCACGTCCATGAGCACTTCGGGAAGAACCGCGACGCCTGGGCCTTTTCCGAGGGTGNNNNNNNNNNNNNNNNNNNNNNNNNNNNNNNNNNNNNNNNNNNNNNNNNNNNNNNNNNNNNNNNNNNNNNNNNNNNNNNNNNNNNNNNNNNNNNNNNNNNAAGGGACAGCTCGCCGCGGCACACAAGGTGCTCAGCGCCAATCATGTTGACAGGGACATTATCTCCATAGCAAAAGGGGAGCGCCG
The sequence above is drawn from the Syntrophorhabdaceae bacterium genome and encodes:
- a CDS encoding endonuclease/exonuclease/phosphatase family protein, with the translated sequence MTYNVHSCIGNDGKDMPMRIAKIIAALHPDIVALQELDVGLSRTGCVDQAHMIAGELDMYVHFHPSLFIQEGRYGNAILSRYPIRPVKAGGLPSRRKEPRRGALWVEIDLRGRAIQVINTHLGITPVRRRTQSATLLGPDWLGSARCRPPVVLCGDMNATPGSYVHHSFSQKLADAQLLVQGDRRPRKTWPSITPFLRLDHVFLSRDILVRSCRVPRSMNAKMASDHLPLLVEAQLPGEDSDRTAYFHSSRRIPKQL
- a CDS encoding AtpZ/AtpI family protein, encoding MALQDSKKDIYRTLLNYSALGLEMGSCVIIGLVAGFYADKYLGTYPYLTFAFMIFGMIAAFRAVYRAYKRLKKEDDEGDYRNPG
- the atpB gene encoding F0F1 ATP synthase subunit A, with translation MGHEAFTWVSFIPFLKTMPPHVSNAIVVSIFLLLIVFLGYRQVKKLEDQIIPDEKLTFRNLVEIIVEALTGFVKENMGERGPQFMLIIGTLALFILFNNLSGLIPGFLPATDNVNTTFACSLTVFVLTHFYGLREHGIKYLRQFVFISDMMPWYANVILSILMCPIELISHIARPMSLGIRLFGNITGDHLVTAIFFALVPLLIPVIFMFLGLFVAFVQTFVFTLLSMVYFAGAVSHEH
- a CDS encoding ATP synthase F0 subunit C — translated: MKKVVSILMLSGLILVLSCGFVLAAEEAVKAPLDSNVKAMLAIGAGAAIGIAALGGALGQGKAAAAALEGIARNPGASGKIFAPMIIGLALIESLVIYALVIAFIFVGKL
- the uvrB gene encoding excinuclease ABC subunit UvrB, coding for MSRFRLISDYEARGDQPEAIEKIAGNIRQGIAHQVLLGVTGSGKTFTMANVIERVNRPTLIISHNKTLAAQLYAEFKTLFPENEVHFFVSYYDYYQPEAYIPSSDTFIEKDSSINEEIDRMRLLATNALFEREDIIIVASVSCIYGLGSPETYYGMLLHVEEGQAFERQAILRKLIQCRYERNDMDFYRGKFRVRGTAIDIFPPYEEDRAFRILLDEDRVESISSIDPLTGRTLERLRRITIFPTTHYVMPRQTIERAIATIEEELVVHLDLLRSHNKLLEAQRLEMRTRYDLEMLGELGYCSGVENYSRHFTGRDPGEPPPTLMDYLPANALVMIDESHVSIPQLSAMYRGDRSRKTTLVEHGFRLPSALDNRPLTFEEFEARQKQVLYISATPAQYELTKSCGFVAEQIIRPTGLMDPEIILKPAKDQVETLIVEMTKAIEARERVLVTTLTKRFAEDLTDFLIDRGIKTKYLHSDIDTLERVAIVRNLRLGKFDVLVGVNLLREGLDLPEVSLVAILDADKEGFLRSQTSLIQTCGRAARNLNGRVIMFADTITQSMRRAIDETERRRVVQREYNERNGITPEGIRKSIVDVLSSIYEKDYYEMPVDELDVKGIKPKQLSKMVKRLKREIADASKKWDFEKAALLRDRLLSIEKMELTL
- a CDS encoding GIY-YIG nuclease family protein; the protein is MIPEIRIEGLPASPGVYLFKDGGDEIIYIGKAKNIRDRVKSYFRSDIKDIKTQILVEAVHLIDFILTANEKEAFLLENNLIKQHTPKYNIVLKDDKSYVSLKLTIQDDYPALFATRKIVDDGSLYFGPYPHGRDVRDILRLMEGLYPIRKCKITIFRKRKRPCMLHELGKCPGPCVMPVDAADYARTIDEVRDFLSGKDEKVLKDIQGRIAKKAAAWDFEGAHVLKERYQAIKAMTEKQHVHEHFGKNRDAWAFSEG